One genomic window of bacterium includes the following:
- the selB gene encoding selenocysteine-specific translation elongation factor, with translation MAETSARHVVVGTAGHIDHGKSTLVRALTGVDPDRLPEERRRGITIDLGFAHAAWDGVEFSFVDVPGHEKFVHNMLAGASGIDLLLLVVAADESVMPQTREHLGICRLLGLGTGVVALTRIDLAGPELTDLAAEEVRELVRGTFLDDAPLVKVSGATGEGLDALRAALRSAAERAPREAAGPWPRLPIDRVFAAKGFGTVVTGTLHGGALRVGDPLVASPGGPEARVRGLQVHGASVDCAPPRRRVAVNLQGVDRARLERGMTLVPPGRDVAASVFDAALTVLRDAPAPLEEGMRVRVHLGTAEVMARLRLPPPGRLAAGESGGGQLRLEAPLAALPGDRFVLRRFSPVATLAGGVVADLDPPRRSPKDAAWGTRAAALAAMTGAERLAVAAEEAGERGLPLAERAPLIGLEPAAAKEIAEGLAKGGRGARFHLVAGELLLAADAFAALEKALRAELSRRHRERPLETGVAPEPLRAVLAPRWPQGEFRALLEAFAAGGGIVVEADAVRLASHRVDLEGEEKRRYDRLLAALEAAGLEALPEDEWLRRAGLGAPDKGLAGFALRRREAIRLGDGAYVSASAFRALAERLRAEAEGGRTTFGVPEFKELFGLTRKYAIPLLEKLDDVGVTQRVGNERRVRQAWTNERGKQ, from the coding sequence CCTCGGCTTCGCGCACGCCGCGTGGGACGGCGTCGAGTTCTCCTTCGTGGACGTTCCGGGCCACGAGAAGTTCGTCCACAACATGCTCGCCGGCGCGTCGGGAATCGACCTGCTGCTGCTGGTCGTCGCCGCCGACGAGTCGGTGATGCCGCAGACGCGCGAGCATCTGGGGATCTGCCGCCTGCTCGGCCTCGGGACGGGGGTCGTCGCGCTGACGCGCATCGACCTCGCCGGTCCCGAACTGACCGACCTCGCCGCGGAGGAGGTCCGCGAACTCGTCCGCGGCACGTTCCTCGACGACGCGCCGCTGGTCAAGGTGAGCGGCGCGACCGGCGAAGGGCTCGACGCGCTGCGCGCCGCGCTGCGGTCCGCGGCGGAGCGCGCGCCGCGCGAGGCGGCGGGGCCGTGGCCGCGCCTGCCGATCGACCGCGTCTTCGCGGCGAAGGGGTTCGGCACCGTCGTCACCGGCACGCTGCACGGCGGCGCGCTGCGGGTCGGCGATCCGCTCGTCGCCTCGCCGGGCGGGCCGGAGGCGCGCGTGCGCGGCCTGCAGGTCCACGGCGCGTCGGTGGACTGCGCGCCGCCGCGCCGCCGCGTCGCGGTCAATCTTCAGGGCGTGGACCGCGCGCGCCTCGAACGCGGCATGACGCTCGTGCCGCCGGGGCGCGACGTCGCCGCCTCGGTCTTCGACGCCGCGCTGACCGTCCTGCGCGACGCTCCGGCGCCGCTCGAGGAAGGGATGCGGGTGCGCGTGCACCTCGGCACCGCGGAGGTGATGGCGCGTCTCCGCCTGCCGCCGCCGGGGCGGCTCGCCGCGGGGGAGAGCGGCGGGGGGCAGCTGCGCCTCGAGGCGCCGCTCGCCGCGTTGCCGGGGGACCGCTTCGTGCTGCGGCGCTTCAGCCCGGTCGCGACCCTCGCCGGCGGCGTCGTCGCCGATCTCGATCCGCCGCGCCGGAGTCCGAAGGACGCGGCGTGGGGAACGCGCGCGGCGGCGCTCGCGGCGATGACCGGCGCGGAGCGTCTGGCCGTCGCCGCCGAGGAGGCGGGCGAGCGCGGGCTGCCGCTCGCCGAGCGCGCGCCGCTTATCGGGCTCGAGCCGGCGGCGGCGAAGGAGATCGCCGAGGGGCTCGCCAAGGGGGGGCGCGGCGCGCGCTTCCACCTCGTGGCGGGAGAGCTGCTGCTCGCGGCGGACGCTTTCGCCGCGCTGGAGAAGGCGCTGCGCGCCGAGCTGTCGCGCCGCCACCGCGAGCGTCCGCTGGAGACGGGGGTCGCGCCGGAGCCGCTGCGCGCGGTCCTCGCGCCGCGCTGGCCGCAGGGGGAGTTTCGGGCCCTGCTCGAGGCGTTCGCCGCGGGGGGCGGAATCGTCGTCGAGGCCGACGCGGTTCGGCTCGCCTCGCACCGCGTCGATCTCGAGGGCGAGGAGAAGCGCCGCTACGACCGTCTTCTCGCGGCGCTGGAGGCGGCCGGCCTCGAGGCGCTCCCGGAGGATGAGTGGCTGCGCCGCGCCGGGCTCGGCGCGCCGGACAAGGGCTTGGCCGGATTCGCGCTGCGACGGCGCGAGGCGATCCGGCTGGGGGACGGCGCCTACGTTTCGGCCTCCGCGTTCCGCGCGCTCGCCGAGCGGCTGCGCGCCGAGGCGGAAGGCGGACGGACGACGTTCGGCGTGCCGGAGTTCAAGGAACTGTTCGGGCTGACCCGGAAATACGCGATTCCGCTGCTGGAGAAGCTCGACGACGTCGGCGTGACGCAGCGGGTGGGGAACGAAAGACGGGTCCGTCAGGCGTGGACGAACGAGCGGGGGAAGCAATAA
- the tatA gene encoding twin-arginine translocase TatA/TatE family subunit has product MNLGVPEILLLLVLAVLFFGARRLPELGKSLGEGIKNFRQSMNEASKDEKKP; this is encoded by the coding sequence ATGAACCTGGGCGTTCCGGAGATCCTGCTTCTCCTCGTTCTGGCGGTTCTCTTCTTCGGCGCGCGCCGTCTGCCCGAACTGGGCAAGAGTCTCGGCGAAGGGATCAAGAACTTCCGCCAGTCGATGAACGAAGCCTCGAAGGACGAGAAAAAACCGTAG